The following are from one region of the Dreissena polymorpha isolate Duluth1 chromosome 2, UMN_Dpol_1.0, whole genome shotgun sequence genome:
- the LOC127869310 gene encoding uncharacterized protein LOC127869310, producing MTQLFNLSDNELDILAKFLGHDIRVHREFYRLPDGTMQVAKVSKLLMMMESGQITRNSVNSLDDINVDDECIEDEQYSSESSENENTEDLETLLPSTSQPKITDKEKSTSNTRRTKQAAKKKWSENEKGAVHRHLDRFFIMVKLPGKKEILACIESENDLHNRSWKM from the exons ATGACTCAGCTTTTTAACTTGTCTGACAATGAATTAGACATTCTAGCTAAATTTCTTGGTCACGACATTCGGGTACATAGAGAATTCTACAGATTACCAGATGGAACCATGCAGGTTGCCAAAGTCAGCAAGCTGCTCATGATGATGGAAAGTGGACAAATTACCAGAAATTCTGTCAATTCGCTAGACGATATTAATGTTGACGACGAATGTATTGAAG atgaacaatattcttctgaatcatcagaaaatgaaaatactgaagaccttgaaactctgcttcccagcaccagtcaaccaaaaataacagacaaag AAAAGagtacttcaaataccaggagaacaaaacaagcagccaaaaagaaatggagtgaaaacgaaaaaggagctgttcacagacacttaGATCGTTTTTTTATTATGGTtaaattaccagggaaaaaagaaatacttgcatgtattgaaagtgagaatgaccttcacaacagaagttggaaaatgtaa